From Tissierellales bacterium:
TATTGTAGGAATGGCAAAAGCAGTAGAAATAATGGGCGAAAAATTTGAAGAGGAAAGAAAACACGTATATAAATTGAAGACTTATTTTGCAGAGAAAATATTAAAGGAAATTGAGGACATTAAAATTAATACTTCTTTAGATGAAGGTACTTCTCCCTATATATTAAATGTATCTTTTTTATATACAAAAGGTGAAGTGCTTCTCCATTATTTAGAAGATAAAGGTATATATGTATCTACAGCTTCTGCATGTTCATCAAATGCTGAAGACAAGAGTCATGTTCTAAAAGCTATAGGACTTAATGAAAATGAAATAGAAGGAGCTATTAGATTTTGTTTTTCCTATGAAAATACTTATAAAGAACTAGACTATACTGTAGAAGTATTAAAAAGATCTGTAGATGAAATAAGGCAAATAGTGAAAAGGTGATGAAAATGGAAAAAGTAATTAGTGTAAGTGTAGGAGAATTAGCCCTTAAAGGATTAAATAGAAAATTTTTTGAAGATAAATTAATAAGTCAAATTAAAGGTGCTACAAAAGATTTAGGAGCTCCATCTATTTATAAAGAACAAGGAAAGTTTTATATAGAAGGGGAAGAAAAATATTATGATCAAATAATTAATAGAGTAAAAAAAATATTCGGTATAGTATATCTTAGTCCTTGTATTAAAGTAGGCAAAAATATGTCGGAAATTAAGGAAGGTTCTATTTGTACTCTTAGAAAAGTTTTAGATAATAAGAATATAAATACATTTAAGGTAGAGACTAATAGGGTAGATAAAAGCTTTCCTTTAGAATCTCCAAAGGTTTCTCGTGAAATAGGGGGGCTAATATTAGGAAAATTTCAAAATTTAACTGTTGATGTTCATAATCCAAATATTTATTTATATATTGATATTAAAGAAAACTGTTATATATATACAGAAAAGATTAAAGGTTATGGAGGATTACCTGTAGGAACTAATGGAGAAGGACTATTGTTATTATCTGGGGGAATAGATAGTCCAGTTGCTGGTTTCTTAATGGCTAAAAGGGGAATAAAAATACATGCAGTTCATTATCATAGCTATCCTTTTACTGGAAAACGATCTGAAGAAAAAGTAAAAGCATTAGCTAAAATTCTATCAATGTATACAGGAGAAATAACTATCTATAGTGTAAACATATTAGAAGTCCAAAAAGAAATAAATGAAAAATGCCCTTCAAAAGAAATGACTATTCTTTCTAGAAGATTTATGATGAGAATTGCAGAAGAAATTGCTTTAAAACATAATATAAATGGATTAATTACAGGGGAAAGTTTGGGGCAAGTTGCTAGTCAGACTATAGAAGGTATTGGTGTTACTAATGCCAGTGTGACTTTGCCTGTATTAAGACCTTTAATTGGATTTGATAAAGTTGATATTATAGATATTGCTAGGGATATAGAAACCTATGAAACCTCAATATTACCTTATGATGATTGCTGTACATTGTTTTTACCTAAGCATCCTGTTACTAAACCCCGATTAAAAGATATTGAAAAGTCTGAGGAAAAATTAGATGTTGAAGGTCTAGTAGAAAAGGCTTTAGATACTATGAAAGTAATAAAAATTATTCCATAAGCTAAAAGACATAAAAAATTTAGAAGTAAAAGCCAATTTTTTATTGACATCAGTGTCAGCTATGTTAATATTATATATAAGCTTATAGTTCTAGGCAGAAGGGGGGAGAAAATAATTTGCCAAAGATAGTAGATTATGAAGTAAGAAGAAAGGAAATTTTAGAAAATGCAAGTAAAGTCTTTGCAGTAAAAGGATATGAAAAAACAAGGTTAGCCGACATATCTGAAAAATGTGGTGTGGGAAGAACAACTTTATATCAATATTTTAAAAA
This genomic window contains:
- the thiI gene encoding tRNA uracil 4-sulfurtransferase ThiI — encoded protein: MEKVISVSVGELALKGLNRKFFEDKLISQIKGATKDLGAPSIYKEQGKFYIEGEEKYYDQIINRVKKIFGIVYLSPCIKVGKNMSEIKEGSICTLRKVLDNKNINTFKVETNRVDKSFPLESPKVSREIGGLILGKFQNLTVDVHNPNIYLYIDIKENCYIYTEKIKGYGGLPVGTNGEGLLLLSGGIDSPVAGFLMAKRGIKIHAVHYHSYPFTGKRSEEKVKALAKILSMYTGEITIYSVNILEVQKEINEKCPSKEMTILSRRFMMRIAEEIALKHNINGLITGESLGQVASQTIEGIGVTNASVTLPVLRPLIGFDKVDIIDIARDIETYETSILPYDDCCTLFLPKHPVTKPRLKDIEKSEEKLDVEGLVEKALDTMKVIKIIP